In Ipomoea triloba cultivar NCNSP0323 chromosome 7, ASM357664v1, a single genomic region encodes these proteins:
- the LOC116025758 gene encoding serine/threonine-protein kinase BRI1-like 2, giving the protein METTLSHLQKSLSLSAILVWAVLFPVFSDPGPARSIKTDAEALLGFKKMIQRDPTGALAGWELKNDPCSWNGVSCSAGRVSAVDLSQAGLIGDVSFYPFGSLDMLIALNVSGNNGLSVNASSSLRMLPSGLKQLELSFSGLAGPVPEDLFVKCPNLEYVNVGFNNITGSLPVNFLFRTGKLQHLDMSFNNLTGSISGMRIEVCDSLSFLDLSGNRFTDSIPAGFGNCTGLSEMILASNSFTGPIPREFGQLKSLLRLDISSNLLTGWIPPEFGNVCGSLLDLKLSHNNLTGAIPISFSACSWLQNLDLSNNNLTGPFPDSILRNLGSLETLLMSSNKISGAFPPSLSFCKKLRVIDFSSNNISGVIPPDLCPGAAALEELRAPDNFLYGQIPAQLSKCSQLRTIDFSLNYLNGSIPPELGNLGNLEQLIAWYNNLEGNIPAELGNCGRLKDLILNNNYLTGKIPPELFNCGNLEWISLTSNGISGEIPPQFGSLTRLSVLQLGNNSLTGEIPRELAKCTSLVWLDLSSNRLTGEIPPRLGRQQGAKPLSGMLSGNTMIFVRNVGNSCRGVGGLLEFSGIRPERLLQIPSLRSCDFTRLYSGPVLNLFTRYQTLEYLDLSYNEFRGKIPDEFGDMIALQVLVLGHNHLSGEIPSSLGGLKNLGVFDASHNRLQGHIPDSFSNLSFLVQIDLSNNELTGQIPQRGQLSTLPATQFANNPGLCGVPLSDCQYDYNSPAVTNPGGGKSSRRGTAASWANSIVLGILISVASVCILIVWAIAMRARRREAEDVKMLSSLNACHAATTWKIEKEKEPLSINVATFQRQLRKLKFSQLIEATNGFAAASMIGSGGFGEVFKATLKDGSSVAIKKLIRLSCQGDREFMAEMETLGKIKHKNLVPLLGYCKIGEERLLVYEYMENGSLEEVLHSRPRTPGRRILTWEERKKIARGAAKGLCFLHHNCIPHIIHRDMKSSNVLLDQELDARVSDFGMARLISALDTHLSVSTLAGTPGYVPPEYYQSFRCTAKGDVYSFGVVLLELLTGKRPTDKEDFGDTNLVGWVKMKVREAKSMEVIDPELLTVAKGQTDEAEAAEVKEMVRYLEITLQCVDDFPSKRPNMLQVVAMLRELIMPGSGSSSSSA; this is encoded by the coding sequence ATGGAAACCACACTCTCACACCTCCAAAAATCCCTTAGCCTCTCCGCCATTTTAGTCTGGGCAGTTCTCTTTCCGGTTTTCTCCGACCCCGGCCCGGCTCGCTCCATCAAAACCGATGCAGAAGCGCTTTTGGGGTTCAAGAAGATGATCCAGAGAGACCCAACCGGCGCCCTCGCCGGTTGGGAGCTGAAGAACGATCCCTGTTCTTGGAACGGCGTGAGTTGCAGCGCCGGGCGAGTGAGCGCCGTCGATCTTTCTCAGGCGGGGCTTATCGGCGACGTTTCTTTCTACCCTTTTGGTTCTCTGGATATGTTGATTGCGCTTAATGTTTCTGGGAATAATGGGTTGTCTGTGAATGCGTCTTCCTCGTTGAGAATGCTCCCTTCCGGGCTAAAACAGCTGGAATTGTCGTTTTCCGGGCTGGCCGGGCCGGTGCCGGAGGATCTCTTTGTGAAATGCCCGAATCTTGAGTATGTAAACGTGGGTTTCAATAACATCACCGGTTCTCTCCCTGTGAATTTCCTGTTTCGGACCGGGAAATTGCAACATCTCGACATGTCGTTTAATAATCTCACAGGGTCGATCTCCGGGATGAGGATTGAGGTTTGTGATTCTTTATCGTTTCTTGATTTGTCCGGGAACCGGTTCACGGATTCTATCCCGGCCGGGTTCGGGAACTGTACTGGTCTCTCCGAGATGATTTTGGCTTCCAATTCTTTCACTGGCCCGATTCCTAGAGAGTTTGGGCAGCTGAAGAGCCTACTGAGATTGGATATTTCTTCCAATCTTTTGACCGGTTGGATCCCGCCGGAGTTCGGGAATGTTTGTGGGTCCCTTCTGGACCTTAAACTTTCACATAACAATCTCACCGGGGCCATCCCTATTTCCTTCTCGGCCTGTTCTTGGCTCCAGAATCTTGACTTGTCGAACAACAACTTAACCGGGCCGTTTCCTGATTCCATTCTTCGGAATCTGGGCTCGCTGGAAACTCTGTTAATGAGCAGTAACAAGATCTCGGGTGCGTTTCCGCCTTCTTTGTCGTTCTGCAAGAAGCTTAGAGTGATAGATTTTAGTTCCAACAATATTTCCGGCGTGATTCCGCCGGATTTATGCCCCGGCGCTGCCGCTCTGGAGGAGCTGAGAGCGCCGGATAATTTTCTGTACGGGCAGATTCCGGCTCAGCTCTCGAAATGTTCGCAGCTCAGGACGATTGATTTCAGCCTGAATTATCTCAACGGTTCGATCCCGCCGGAGCTGGGGAATCTTGGGAATCTGGAGCAGCTGATAGCTTGGTACAACAACTTGGAAGGGAATATTCCGGCGGAATTGGGGAACTGCGGCAGGCTAAAAGATCTAATCTTGAACAACAATTACCTCACCGGGAAAATCCCACCGGAGCTTTTCAACTGCGGGAATCTCGAGTGGATTTCCCTGACCAGCAACGGGATAAGCGGCGAAATCCCGCCGCAGTTCGGGTCTCTGACGAGATTATCAGTTTTGCAGCTCGGAAACAACAGCTTAACCGGAGAAATCCCGAGGGAGTTAGCTAAATGCACCAGCTTAGTATGGCTGGACTTGAGCAGCAACCGTTTAACCGGCGAAATCCCGCCGCGGCTCGGCCGGCAACAGGGGGCGAAGCCCCTGAGCGGGATGTTATCAGGCAACACAATGATTTTTGTCAGGAACGTCGGAAATTCCTGCCGGGGAGTCGGCGGGTTACTTGAATTCTCCGGCATTCGCCCCGAGAGACTATTGCAGATTCCATCCCTCAGGAGTTGTGATTTCACTAGATTATATTCCGGTCCTGTTCTGAATCTTTTTACCAGGTACCAAACTCTTGAATATCTCGACTTATCTTACAATGAGTTCCGGGGCAAAATCCCTGACGAGTTCGGGGACATGATAGCTTTACAAGTATTGGTACTGGGCCATAATCATTTATCCGGCGAGATCCCGTCCTCCCTCGGGGGACTAAAGAATCTTGGAGTGTTTGATGCTTCACATAACAGACTCCAAGGTCATATCCCAGACTCGTTCTCAAATCTTTCTTTTCtggtccaaattgacctgtccAACAATGAGTTGACAGGGCAAATCCCCCAAAGAGGACAGCTCAGCACGCTCCCGGCGACCCAGTTTGCCAACAACCCGGGGCTCTGCGGCGTCCCGTTGTCGGACTGTCAGTACGATTATAATTCCCCGGCGGTGACGAATCCCGGCGGCGGGAAATCATCCCGGAGAGGCACGGCGGCGTCCTGGGCCAACAGTATTGTTCTGGGGATCCTAATTTCGGTGGCTTCGGTGTGTATATTGATTGTGTGGGCCATTGCGATGCGGGCGCGGCGGCGGGAGGCGGAGGACGTGAAAATGCTGAGCAGCCTGAACGCGTGCCACGCCGCGACGACGTGGAAGATCGAGAAGGAGAAGGAGCCGCTGAGCATAAACGTGGCGACGTTCCAGCGGCAGCTAAGGAAGCTGAAATTCTCGCAGTTAATAGAGGCCACCAACGGGTTCGCGGCCGCCAGCATGATCGGCTCGGGCGGGTTCGGGGAGGTCTTCAAGGCGACCCTCAAAGACGGGTCTAGCGTCGCAATAAAAAAACTCATCCGCTTGAGCTGCCAGGGCGACCGGGAATTCATGGCCGAGATGGAGACGCTCGgcaaaatcaaacacaaaaaccTCGTCCCCCTGCTCGGCTACTGCAAAATCGGGGAGGAGCGGTTACTCGTGTATGAATACATGGAAAACGGTAGCTTGGAAGAGGTCTTGCATAGCCGACCAAGAACCCCGGGTCGGCGAATCTTAACATGGGAAGAGCGAAAAAAGATCGCTAGGGGAGCCGCGAAGGGGCTCTGTTTTCTCCATCATAACTGCATCCCTCACATTATCCACCGCGACATGAAATCCAGCAACGTCCTCCTAGACCAAGAGCTCGACGCGCGGGTCTCCGATTTCGGCATGGCCCGCCTCATCAGCGCGCTCGACACCCATCTCAGCGTGAGCACGCTCGCCGGCACGCCGGGCTACGTCCCGCCGGAATATTACCAGAGCTTCCGCTGCACGGCCAAGGGCGACGTCTACTCGTTCGGCGTCGTCCTCCTGGAGCTCCTCACCGGAAAACGCCCCACCGACAAGGAAGATTTTGGGGACACGAACCTCGTGGGATGGGTGAAAATGAAGGTCCGAGAAGCGAAATCCATGGAAGTGATTGATCCCGAGCTCTTAACAGTCGCGAAAGGGCAGACGGATGAGGCGGAAGCGGCGGAGGTGAAGGAGATGGTGAGATATCTGGAGATAACGCTGCAATGTGTGGATGATTTCCCGTCGAAGAGGCCTAATATGTTGCAGGTTGTGGCGATGTTGAGAGAGCTGATTATGCCCGGGAGTGGGAGTTCTAGCAGCAGTGCCTGA